Proteins encoded within one genomic window of Candidatus Brevundimonas colombiensis:
- a CDS encoding NIPSNAP family protein produces MFFEFRLYKVVGGRMKDIHGRFRDKLPPLFARHGIRNIGCWTALSSPAGPTWVYLLAYTSLAERTHQWDSFYADQDWWKARSETNDGEEMVERFDTHFLTPNPVLEIPRPDPASPGLDELRFVEIALGQTAAANTLLRDVYLPKIVASGGRPRLVADALTGPSLPRVALLIRWPDAEVWAAAREAEERDQTLSSLAKDQRASIGRTLLGRSETYLLRPAEWITAGLWDWIHVPA; encoded by the coding sequence ATGTTCTTTGAATTCAGACTCTACAAAGTCGTCGGCGGGCGGATGAAGGACATCCACGGCCGCTTCCGTGACAAGCTGCCCCCGCTCTTCGCGCGCCACGGCATCCGCAACATCGGATGTTGGACCGCCCTCTCAAGCCCTGCCGGACCGACGTGGGTCTATCTGCTCGCCTATACCTCCCTCGCCGAACGCACCCATCAATGGGACAGCTTCTATGCGGACCAGGATTGGTGGAAGGCGCGTTCGGAGACCAACGATGGCGAGGAAATGGTGGAGCGTTTCGACACCCACTTCCTGACACCGAACCCCGTATTGGAGATTCCACGGCCCGACCCCGCCTCGCCAGGACTGGACGAACTGCGCTTTGTCGAGATCGCCCTGGGGCAGACAGCGGCCGCCAACACCTTGTTGCGTGACGTCTATCTGCCAAAGATCGTAGCTTCAGGCGGCAGGCCGAGGCTGGTGGCCGACGCCCTGACCGGCCCAAGCCTGCCGCGCGTCGCCCTGCTCATTCGGTGGCCGGATGCGGAGGTCTGGGCCGCCGCCCGCGAGGCCGAGGAACGCGACCAGACTCTTTCGAGCCTCGCGAAAGACCAGCGGGCTTCGATCGGCCGGACCCTCCTGGGCCGCTCAGAAACCTATCTGCTCCGGCCTGCGGAATGGATCACCGCAGGGCTTTGGGACTGGATCCACGTCCCGGCGTGA
- a CDS encoding SDR family NAD(P)-dependent oxidoreductase: MTGGGSGLGRRYCLDLAAAGARVLVVGRGDNVHTTAAAIRDAGGDARACRAAVDDGATVVAAALDWAGRLDGLALNAGHVQDRSFAKMSTDEWRDVIQVHLNAAFALASAAWPHLAAAPAGRLVLTTSGAGLHGNFGQVNYAAAKAGLIGLMKTLSIEGARHGIKVNAVAPMAATAMTNGIFDQQVAAALSDEGVSPFVMALLHPGCEISGQILEVGAGWAGVVRWQRSQGLRVGAGAAGAAEVLAGWDQLLDFERGSDHPTSVRDSLRGALPHLFPTA, translated from the coding sequence GTGACAGGCGGCGGATCCGGCCTGGGCCGGCGATACTGCCTTGATCTCGCTGCTGCTGGCGCGCGGGTTCTTGTGGTCGGGCGAGGAGACAATGTCCACACGACCGCCGCGGCGATCCGCGACGCCGGCGGCGACGCCCGAGCCTGCCGGGCGGCTGTGGACGACGGCGCGACCGTCGTCGCAGCCGCGCTCGACTGGGCTGGAAGACTGGATGGTCTGGCGCTGAACGCCGGTCACGTCCAGGATCGCAGCTTCGCAAAGATGAGCACAGACGAATGGCGCGACGTGATCCAGGTTCACCTCAACGCGGCCTTCGCCCTCGCCTCGGCGGCTTGGCCGCATCTGGCCGCCGCCCCTGCCGGACGCCTGGTCTTGACGACTTCAGGCGCGGGCCTTCATGGCAACTTCGGACAGGTGAACTACGCGGCCGCCAAGGCCGGTCTCATCGGCCTCATGAAGACTTTGTCCATCGAGGGCGCACGCCATGGAATCAAGGTCAATGCGGTCGCTCCTATGGCGGCGACGGCGATGACCAACGGGATATTCGATCAACAGGTCGCCGCCGCCCTGTCCGACGAGGGCGTGTCGCCGTTCGTGATGGCGCTGCTTCACCCCGGCTGTGAAATATCCGGGCAGATTCTCGAGGTTGGAGCGGGTTGGGCGGGCGTCGTTCGCTGGCAGCGCTCGCAAGGCCTGCGCGTCGGCGCAGGAGCGGCCGGCGCCGCCGAAGTTCTAGCCGGATGGGACCAACTGCTTGATTTCGAACGCGGCTCCGATCATCCGACCTCGGTCCGCGACAGTCTGCGCGGTGCCCTTCCCCATCTGTTTCCCACAGCGTAG
- a CDS encoding acyl-CoA dehydrogenase family protein, protein MTVTDLSRPRFLEDEDVSIFERSVIRFLDDQIDETVIQRWRDQKSVGREIWREAGAAGLLGVSVPEAYGGSGGDFRHEVAIIQAVCRIGAEAFAIAVHNPVVLPYLVEFGTEAQKQKWLPDLCTGDRISAIAMTEPAAGSDLRGMRTTAKKVGDTYVLSGQKTFITNGQLSDFILVAAKTEGGISLFVVEPDKVESGFERGRNLDKIGLEGQDTSELFFDNLVLPAENLLGEQEGQGLRQLMAKLAQERIVIAWQSMAMIERALSETIAYVRSREMFGQTLADFQNTQFKLAEFKTEATIAKVFINHCTELLLEGSLDGDKASMAKYWISDLLGKIVDGCLQFYGGYGFMKEYPIARMYQDSRIHRIYGGANEVMKLLIARNL, encoded by the coding sequence ATGACTGTCACCGACCTTTCCCGCCCCCGTTTCCTTGAAGACGAGGACGTGTCGATCTTCGAGCGTTCCGTCATCCGCTTCTTGGACGATCAGATCGACGAGACGGTCATTCAACGGTGGCGAGACCAGAAATCGGTGGGCCGCGAAATCTGGCGCGAAGCCGGCGCGGCAGGTCTTCTTGGCGTCAGCGTGCCGGAAGCCTACGGTGGCTCAGGGGGTGATTTCCGCCACGAGGTCGCGATCATCCAGGCGGTGTGCCGCATCGGCGCCGAGGCCTTTGCGATCGCCGTCCATAACCCGGTCGTGCTGCCCTATCTGGTGGAGTTCGGCACGGAAGCTCAAAAACAGAAGTGGCTGCCGGACCTGTGCACCGGCGACCGCATCAGCGCGATCGCCATGACGGAGCCTGCCGCCGGGTCCGACCTGCGGGGCATGCGCACGACCGCCAAGAAGGTTGGCGACACCTATGTTCTGAGCGGGCAGAAGACCTTCATCACCAATGGCCAGCTGAGCGACTTCATTCTGGTGGCGGCGAAAACCGAAGGCGGCATCTCTCTGTTCGTCGTGGAGCCGGACAAGGTGGAAAGCGGCTTCGAGCGGGGGCGCAACCTCGACAAGATCGGACTGGAGGGCCAGGACACATCCGAACTGTTCTTCGACAACCTCGTCCTGCCGGCGGAAAACCTTCTGGGCGAGCAGGAAGGTCAGGGCCTGCGTCAGCTGATGGCCAAACTCGCCCAGGAACGCATCGTCATCGCCTGGCAATCCATGGCCATGATCGAACGCGCCCTTTCCGAAACAATCGCCTATGTCCGCTCGCGCGAGATGTTCGGACAGACTCTGGCGGACTTCCAGAACACCCAGTTCAAGCTCGCCGAATTCAAGACCGAGGCGACCATAGCCAAGGTCTTCATCAACCACTGCACGGAGCTTCTCCTGGAAGGCAGTCTGGATGGGGACAAGGCGTCGATGGCGAAATACTGGATTTCGGACCTGCTGGGCAAGATCGTGGATGGATGCCTGCAGTTCTACGGCGGCTACGGCTTCATGAAGGAATACCCCATCGCCCGCATGTATCAGGATAGCCGAATCCACCGCATTTATGGCGGCGCCAACGAGGTCATGAAGCTTCTTATCGCCAGGAACCTGTGA